The Cetobacterium sp. ZOR0034 nucleotide sequence GCAGGACAATATGCTATAGGAGTTCCAAAGTTATTAGAAGCACTTGATCCATTCTTAGAGGATGGAATGAAATATTATCCAGATGATATGTACACAGATATGCCTATGTATAGAGTAATAACTGAGGTTGTAAGAGAAAAAATATTAGAAAGAACAAGAGATGAAATTCCTCACTCTGTAGCAATAGAAATTATAAATGTTACAAGAAGAGATAATGGAAAAGATAAGTTTGATATAAATATCTATGTTGAAAGAGATTCTCAAAAAGGTATTATAATTGGAAAACAAGGAAAGATGCTTAAAGAGATTGGAACTCAAGCTAGAAAAGATATTGAAAATCTTATAGGAGTTCAAATTTATTTAGAACTTTGGGTAAAAGTAAAAGATGACTGGAGAAAGAAAAAACCATTCTTAAAAGAATTAGGATATGTAGAGGAAAAATAATAAAAATAGAAGTGGCTCTTAGAGTCACTTTTTTATTTCAATGAATATATAACTTTGTGTTGATGTGGTAATTATGTTATAATAGAAAATAGGTAAAAAATAGTTGTAGATGGAGGAAAAAATACAATGCATTTATTATTAACAGAAGGAATGGGTTGGATAGAGGTCGTAACAGGAAGTATGTTCTCAGGAAAAAGTGAAGAATTAATAAGAAGAATGAGAAGATCAAAGTACGCAAATCAAAAGATGGTAGTTTTTAAACACGCAAGTGATGATAGATATGATGATACAAAAGTGGCGTCTCATAGCCAAGCTTTTATAGAAGCTGTTCCAGCTTCAACAGTAGAAGAGATGAGAGAGATAATCAGAACTCAATATGAAGATGTGAGAGTTGTTGGAATAGATGAGGTTCAATTCTTCGGAGAAGAAGTTGCAGATTTTTGTGAAGAACTAGCGGATTCGGGAAAAAGAGTTGTTGTTGCAGGATTAGATCAAGATTTTAGAGGAGAACCTTTTAAGCCAATGGATAGATTAATGGCAAAAGCTGAGTATGTGGATAAGTTCAATGCAATATGTGCTTGCTGCGGGAATCCAGCTTCTAGAACGCAAAGACTTGTGAATGGAGAGCCAGCTTACGAGGATGATCCAATTGTTTTAGTTGGAGCGAGTGAAAGTTATGAAGCTAGATGCAGAAGATGTCATATAGTTAGAAAAAGAGGAGAGTAATGGATTTTAGAGGAGTTGAAAAAACTGATAAATGGGGATACATATTTACAGTTTTTTATAATGGAGAAAAGTTTCACTCTTTTGATGAGATGGCAGGAAAAATCACTGTAAAAGGTGAATTTAGAAGAGTGATGAATGAGTTAGGATTCACTTGGGCAAAAGGTATTCAACAAGGTGGAAGAACGGATGCTAAAGTTTCTGCTGAAAGAAATATGCTTTATGTGAGCAGTA carries:
- a CDS encoding thymidine kinase translates to MHLLLTEGMGWIEVVTGSMFSGKSEELIRRMRRSKYANQKMVVFKHASDDRYDDTKVASHSQAFIEAVPASTVEEMREIIRTQYEDVRVVGIDEVQFFGEEVADFCEELADSGKRVVVAGLDQDFRGEPFKPMDRLMAKAEYVDKFNAICACCGNPASRTQRLVNGEPAYEDDPIVLVGASESYEARCRRCHIVRKRGE